Proteins from one Arsenophonus apicola genomic window:
- a CDS encoding Ref family recombination enhancement nuclease — MTKAKNKDEQQWLADVAQLGCICCRNMGCGASLAEIHHVRTGQGMGQRASHKEVLGLCPPHHRASYPTGFHAAPKSWQRIHGTETELLKQTEREVMELRAWRV, encoded by the coding sequence ATGACTAAAGCAAAAAACAAAGATGAACAGCAGTGGCTGGCAGATGTCGCCCAGTTAGGCTGTATTTGTTGTCGTAATATGGGCTGTGGTGCAAGCTTAGCGGAAATTCATCATGTTCGTACAGGACAGGGAATGGGGCAACGGGCTAGCCACAAGGAAGTGTTAGGTTTATGTCCACCTCACCATCGAGCCAGTTATCCTACTGGTTTTCATGCGGCACCGAAAAGCTGGCAACGGATTCACGGTACCGAAACCGAGTTATTAAAGCAGACTGAGCGAGAAGTGATGGAGCTGCGCGCATGGCGAGTATGA
- a CDS encoding antiterminator Q family protein, whose product MASMKPVSDSLCLTQDQDLWLQHWLSKFGAWVYSGRLEKRQSSIIAQLMLTVERRDEPWREMCSDDDGLFIAKVVDNIYQLDRIAFSLLLCRYVFNRSDRAIARYYHSLVKPRVMIRRNRTQEYRKPSMSTCRREVNEILSAAEYLIYPILKNAFKKRENESKTRKNDKNLLTSLIQ is encoded by the coding sequence ATGGCGAGTATGAAACCTGTTTCTGATAGCTTGTGTCTTACGCAGGATCAGGATCTTTGGCTACAACATTGGCTATCAAAATTTGGTGCCTGGGTATATAGCGGGCGGTTAGAGAAAAGACAAAGTAGCATTATCGCTCAATTAATGTTGACAGTGGAGCGACGGGATGAACCATGGCGCGAAATGTGTAGTGACGATGACGGACTATTTATAGCAAAAGTGGTTGATAATATATATCAGCTGGATCGGATCGCTTTTTCGTTATTACTCTGTCGTTATGTGTTTAATCGTTCTGATCGGGCGATTGCACGCTATTATCATAGCCTGGTAAAACCTCGTGTAATGATACGGCGTAATCGAACTCAGGAATACCGCAAACCTTCAATGTCAACTTGTCGTCGGGAAGTTAATGAAATTCTCAGTGCGGCAGAATATCTTATTTATCCAATACTTAAAAATGCGTTTAAAAAGCGTGAAAATGAGTCGAAAACAAGAAAAAATGACAAGAACTTGTTGACATCGTTGATCCAATGA
- a CDS encoding DNA-methyltransferase — translation MKKTVNLNSVNLINDDSLSYIKTLPDNYIDLIATDPPYFQVKNCAWDNQWENVTAYLLWLDAMLVEFKRVLKPNGSLYIFCSSKLAADTELLVRDRFNVLNHIVWAKPSGIWRRQNKASLRSYFPATERIIFAEHYHGPFEGKTNEYLKQCRELKINVFKPLIDYFRQAKVILNIAAMEINQVTGKKMTNHWFGYSQWQLPTEQDYQKLQLLFEVVARKKQLDNPLARKYCSLLTEQDELKKQYHKQAEQHQLLRRYFLVTVNVKYTDVWHYPPVQYYPGKHPCEKPAAMMEHIIKSSSREGDLVADFFMGSGATIKAALKLNRRALGVELEKERFEQTKYEITQL, via the coding sequence ATGAAAAAAACAGTGAATTTAAATAGCGTTAATTTAATTAACGATGACTCACTTAGCTATATCAAAACACTGCCTGATAATTACATTGATTTAATTGCTACTGATCCACCTTATTTTCAGGTTAAAAACTGTGCCTGGGATAACCAGTGGGAAAATGTAACGGCATATTTGCTATGGCTTGATGCGATGCTAGTTGAATTCAAACGGGTACTAAAACCCAATGGGAGTTTATATATATTTTGTAGTTCAAAGTTGGCGGCGGATACTGAATTATTAGTGCGCGACCGATTTAATGTACTTAATCATATCGTCTGGGCAAAGCCGTCAGGTATTTGGCGCAGGCAGAATAAAGCAAGCTTGCGCAGCTACTTTCCTGCGACTGAGCGAATAATTTTTGCTGAACATTACCATGGGCCATTTGAAGGTAAAACTAATGAATATCTTAAGCAATGCCGTGAATTAAAAATTAACGTATTTAAACCCTTAATAGACTATTTCAGACAAGCGAAGGTAATATTAAATATAGCGGCAATGGAGATTAATCAGGTAACCGGTAAGAAAATGACTAACCATTGGTTTGGTTATAGTCAGTGGCAATTACCGACTGAACAGGATTATCAAAAGCTGCAGCTTTTATTTGAAGTGGTAGCGAGAAAAAAACAACTTGATAATCCATTAGCAAGAAAATATTGCTCATTGTTAACTGAACAAGACGAATTAAAAAAACAATATCACAAACAGGCAGAACAACATCAACTGTTACGTCGTTATTTTCTGGTCACCGTCAATGTAAAATATACAGATGTATGGCACTATCCGCCGGTACAGTATTACCCGGGTAAACATCCTTGTGAAAAACCGGCGGCAATGATGGAGCACATAATCAAAAGCAGTAGTCGCGAAGGCGATTTGGTTGCAGATTTTTTTATGGGATCAGGTGCCACCATCAAAGCTGCATTAAAACTTAATCGTAGGGCACTAGGGGTTGAATTGGAAAAAGAGCGATTTGAGCAGACGAAATATGAAATAACCCAATTATAA
- a CDS encoding DUF2441 domain-containing protein has protein sequence MVSTFFTLDRANSLSSELTINLTSIIPNTPELTYLSDLYELGISRHGCNYLLDPKLNLWQSDRNMSAIIEIMLEERRKSKYPEKPSRFQSVFACETKEDALWLCGKFQYPTNSPIYKIDTDSFHRGDMNLLSLNCTPLELSHRLDLYWQEETEMLYDGYFPFWEITIPLPVQIGDRISI, from the coding sequence ATGGTGAGTACTTTTTTTACTCTTGATCGAGCAAACAGTTTATCCAGTGAGTTAACAATTAATTTAACATCTATTATACCTAACACTCCAGAATTAACATATTTATCTGATTTATATGAATTAGGGATATCCCGACATGGTTGTAATTATCTTCTTGATCCGAAGCTTAATCTTTGGCAATCAGATAGAAACATGAGTGCTATTATCGAAATAATGTTAGAGGAACGAAGAAAATCAAAATATCCTGAAAAACCATCTCGCTTTCAATCGGTGTTTGCTTGTGAAACCAAAGAAGATGCCTTATGGCTCTGTGGCAAATTTCAATATCCAACTAATTCACCCATTTATAAAATTGATACAGATAGTTTTCATCGCGGTGATATGAATCTACTTAGCCTAAATTGTACACCTCTCGAACTGTCACATCGACTTGATCTCTATTGGCAAGAAGAAACCGAAATGTTATATGATGGTTACTTTCCATTCTGGGAAATAACAATCCCTCTCCCTGTTCAAATAGGCGATAGGATATCAATATGA
- a CDS encoding phage holin family protein, with translation MRMPEKYSSPIAYLWGILITILSFFTLEQWVAIVGIVCTIGTFLVNWYYKRKEYKLKEYHYYEDT, from the coding sequence ATGCGCATGCCTGAAAAATACTCCAGTCCTATAGCCTATCTGTGGGGCATCTTGATCACTATTTTAAGTTTTTTCACTTTAGAGCAGTGGGTGGCTATTGTCGGTATTGTCTGCACGATAGGCACTTTTTTGGTTAATTGGTACTACAAGCGTAAGGAATATAAATTGAAGGAATATCATTATTATGAAGATACCTAA
- a CDS encoding lysozyme, with amino-acid sequence MKIPKKIVVAAGGGVMLLASTMIMHFEGLELAPYFDGGGVLSVCYGHTGKDIERKQTYTKAECEQWLNNDLQTVKKQVDPLIQIKINTLTQAAIYSFVYNVGIGNFQRSTLLKKLNAGDQNGACEAMKQWVYVGKEKWQGLMTRREIESAICAGNI; translated from the coding sequence ATGAAGATACCTAAAAAGATTGTAGTGGCGGCGGGTGGTGGAGTGATGTTACTTGCTTCCACCATGATAATGCATTTTGAAGGGCTAGAGTTAGCGCCTTATTTTGATGGCGGTGGAGTGCTTTCAGTATGCTATGGTCATACGGGAAAGGATATTGAGCGTAAGCAAACGTACACCAAAGCAGAATGTGAACAGTGGCTTAACAATGATCTGCAGACGGTTAAGAAACAGGTCGACCCGTTAATACAGATCAAAATCAATACGCTGACCCAGGCCGCTATTTACTCTTTTGTTTATAACGTTGGCATTGGCAATTTCCAGCGTTCCACACTGCTCAAGAAGCTCAATGCCGGTGATCAAAATGGCGCCTGTGAAGCGATGAAACAGTGGGTTTATGTCGGTAAGGAAAAATGGCAGGGACTGATGACGCGTCGTGAAATTGAGTCAGCCATATGTGCAGGCAATATATGA
- a CDS encoding lysis system i-spanin subunit Rz, whose protein sequence is MKLNSLPFFIAILASTSLVILYNYYAQLKYQYNQLVAELDKETELKNTYLKEAKLLYQLDTKRTQELNHAKAEITRLTDDLHNGTKRLYVKAVCAKSDNITASSGLDDARPAQLAPDARRNYLRLRRQLETLEAQYLGLRERVSEIYKQQSK, encoded by the coding sequence ATGAAATTAAATAGCTTGCCATTTTTTATCGCCATATTGGCTTCTACATCGCTTGTAATTTTATATAACTATTATGCCCAACTTAAGTATCAATATAATCAGCTGGTGGCTGAATTAGACAAAGAGACAGAACTCAAAAACACATATTTAAAAGAAGCTAAATTACTGTATCAACTGGATACCAAACGGACACAGGAACTTAATCATGCTAAAGCTGAAATTACCAGGCTTACTGACGATCTGCATAATGGCACTAAGCGGTTGTATGTCAAAGCGGTGTGTGCAAAGTCCGACAATATTACCGCCTCCTCCGGCCTGGATGATGCAAGACCCGCCCAATTGGCGCCTGACGCTCGGCGAAATTATCTCCGTCTTAGACGTCAGCTCGAAACCTTAGAAGCACAGTATTTGGGATTAAGGGAGAGAGTCAGTGAGATTTATAAGCAACAGAGCAAGTAA